Proteins from a single region of Mucilaginibacter daejeonensis:
- a CDS encoding O-methyltransferase: MEILDPELQAYLDTHCDAEPEALKKIGRETYLKQLKPHMMSGHYQGRLLSMLSKMIQPKLVLEVGAFTGYATICLAEGLAEGGKVHTIEGNPELEDTLRNNFQLAGVQGQIELHMGDACEILFGLTENVYDLSFIDADKKNNLTYFELIIDKLRPGGLIIIDNVLWKGKVYGDANDADTQLFRELNDRIAVNTQVEKLILPVRDGVLIIRKK, encoded by the coding sequence ATGGAGATACTGGATCCTGAACTGCAAGCCTACCTCGATACCCATTGCGATGCAGAGCCTGAGGCATTAAAAAAAATAGGTCGTGAAACTTATTTGAAGCAGTTGAAACCGCACATGATGAGCGGCCATTACCAGGGTCGGCTGCTCAGCATGCTGAGTAAAATGATACAGCCTAAACTGGTGTTAGAAGTGGGCGCATTTACCGGTTATGCCACTATTTGCCTGGCTGAGGGCCTTGCCGAAGGAGGTAAGGTACACACCATTGAAGGCAACCCCGAGCTGGAGGATACGCTCCGAAACAATTTCCAACTGGCTGGCGTACAAGGACAAATAGAGCTGCACATGGGCGATGCCTGTGAGATCTTATTTGGATTAACCGAAAATGTTTACGACCTTAGTTTTATTGACGCGGATAAGAAGAACAATCTTACTTACTTCGAGTTGATCATTGACAAGTTACGACCGGGAGGTTTAATAATAATTGATAACGTACTTTGGAAAGGAAAAGTGTATGGCGATGCTAATGATGCCGATACTCAACTTTTCAGAGAACTAAATGACAGGATAGCTGTTAACACACAGGTTGAAAAACTAATACTACCTGTGCGCGACGGCGTACTCATCATCAGAAAAAAGTAA
- the efp gene encoding elongation factor P, with translation MSKASEVKNGNILRFNGELVQVEEFIHRTPGNLRAFYQARMRNVKSGKLVEYRFRTDEEVTIARVETNDYQYLYEDGNDMVVMDNTTYEQFNVPKFLFGNSVKFLKEGVNVIIAFESDEPIMAQAPASVELEITYSEPAVKGDTSTNALKAATVETGAEIRVPLFINEGDKVKVDTATGAYIERVKG, from the coding sequence ATGTCTAAAGCATCAGAAGTAAAAAATGGGAATATACTCCGCTTTAACGGAGAATTAGTGCAGGTTGAGGAGTTCATTCACCGTACCCCAGGTAACTTACGTGCCTTTTACCAGGCCCGTATGCGTAACGTTAAGTCGGGTAAATTGGTAGAATACCGTTTCCGTACCGATGAGGAGGTGACCATTGCCCGTGTGGAGACCAATGATTACCAGTACTTGTACGAGGATGGTAACGATATGGTGGTAATGGATAACACCACTTATGAGCAATTCAACGTCCCTAAGTTCCTGTTCGGTAACTCTGTTAAATTTTTGAAGGAAGGTGTGAACGTGATCATCGCTTTTGAAAGTGATGAGCCGATCATGGCACAAGCACCAGCTTCTGTAGAGTTAGAGATCACTTACTCGGAGCCAGCCGTTAAAGGTGATACATCGACCAACGCCTTGAAGGCCGCAACAGTGGAGACCGGTGCCGAGATCCGCGTACCGTTGTTCATTAACGAAGGCGATAAAGTAAAGGTAGATACCGCTACCGGGGCTTACATCGAGCGTGTAAAAGGTTGA
- a CDS encoding DUF3078 domain-containing protein, translating into MLRPILVSAIAFLFCCDLSYAQTDSLRRVDSLNRALAEQMRLASDSVRRADSLRRDAIKIDTNLLSRLRIDPRRNALPQRYRPLLIRPSLIPVTMMDYKVSYWHKAVLFGVNFNQAGFSDNWAGGGVNSFALGGNLDLKVEYNKQPFVYTTQLILLYGRSKNKGQSGRKSNDRIFWDNKIATQLSKSWFLFGSLSFESQFDKGFVYDANNVLPPVLISSFMAPGYITESFGFEYKPTSYFDLRIGTGTARQTFVLNHDVKYTSNTVNNVTSERAYNVERGKNVYTELAFQAVALFDKDIMPNLHLNSRYQIFVPYGRSIENIDHRLDLTLAARVNRLINVTITGVALYDKDQRPGIQGTESLALGVVYRFP; encoded by the coding sequence ATGTTACGACCTATACTCGTATCTGCCATCGCCTTTTTATTTTGCTGTGATCTGAGCTACGCTCAAACCGATAGCCTGCGAAGGGTGGATAGCCTCAACCGTGCATTGGCCGAACAAATGCGCCTTGCATCTGATAGTGTACGCCGCGCCGATAGCTTGCGCCGCGATGCCATCAAGATAGACACCAACCTGTTGAGCCGCTTGCGCATCGACCCTCGTCGTAATGCACTGCCTCAGCGCTACCGCCCGTTGCTGATCCGGCCAAGCCTGATCCCTGTTACCATGATGGACTATAAGGTGAGCTACTGGCACAAGGCAGTGTTGTTCGGGGTCAACTTTAACCAGGCCGGGTTCAGTGATAACTGGGCCGGTGGTGGTGTTAACTCCTTTGCATTGGGTGGTAACCTTGATCTTAAGGTGGAGTATAACAAGCAGCCGTTCGTATATACCACACAGCTGATCCTTTTATATGGTCGCAGCAAGAACAAAGGCCAATCGGGCCGTAAATCTAACGACCGTATATTTTGGGATAACAAGATAGCTACGCAACTCTCCAAAAGCTGGTTCCTGTTCGGATCATTAAGCTTTGAATCGCAGTTCGATAAGGGTTTTGTGTACGATGCCAACAACGTGTTGCCACCTGTACTGATCTCGAGTTTCATGGCACCGGGCTACATTACGGAATCATTCGGTTTTGAGTATAAGCCCACCAGCTACTTTGATCTGCGTATCGGTACAGGTACTGCCCGTCAAACCTTCGTACTCAACCATGATGTTAAATATACCAGTAACACAGTCAACAATGTGACCTCGGAGAGGGCTTACAATGTGGAACGCGGCAAAAACGTATATACCGAGCTCGCCTTTCAAGCCGTAGCCCTGTTCGATAAGGATATTATGCCCAACCTGCACTTAAATTCACGTTACCAGATCTTTGTTCCATATGGCCGTTCGATCGAGAACATTGACCATCGCTTAGATCTTACGCTGGCGGCACGTGTTAACCGTTTGATCAACGTGACCATTACCGGCGTGGCCCTTTATGATAAGGATCAGCGCCCCGGCATACAAGGCACCGAAAGTTTGGCCCTCGGCGTGGTATACCGCTTCCCGTGA
- a CDS encoding glucosaminidase domain-containing protein, whose product MKKLFYFSVIVLALSACSSRKKTVGGVMTNTPRAKETPTIPKEVAKTNNERVQRENKVTPGTLTYPAYTVASYVDRFKAIAIKEMNLYGIPASITLAQGLFESGFGNGELARVANNHFGIKCTSDWTGRSYYKDDDRPNDCFRVYNNPEESYRDHSEFLKRKRYAKLFELDKNDYEGWAFGLKECGYATNPQYPQLLINAIVKYNLAQYDRPEGEIQKIKREDRVLAQINKNAGKAAKDSIVSIAPGSLYPGSRNNTPTTISSSTQGRYYTVTTGDTLYNISKRFNLTVDQLKALNNMTDNSIKIGQQLIIAQ is encoded by the coding sequence ATCAAGAAGCTGTTCTATTTTTCTGTCATCGTATTAGCACTTTCGGCGTGTTCAAGCCGTAAAAAGACGGTGGGCGGTGTCATGACCAATACTCCGCGTGCTAAAGAAACCCCAACTATTCCTAAAGAGGTCGCTAAGACCAACAATGAGCGTGTACAACGCGAGAACAAAGTAACACCAGGAACGCTTACCTATCCTGCTTATACCGTAGCTAGCTACGTTGACCGTTTTAAGGCCATTGCCATTAAGGAAATGAATCTTTATGGTATCCCTGCCAGTATCACGCTGGCGCAGGGACTATTCGAGTCGGGTTTTGGTAACGGCGAACTGGCCCGTGTGGCCAATAACCACTTCGGCATCAAATGCACCAGCGACTGGACCGGCCGCAGCTATTATAAGGATGATGATCGCCCCAATGATTGTTTCAGGGTATACAATAACCCTGAGGAATCATATCGTGACCATTCGGAATTCCTAAAACGTAAGCGTTACGCCAAGTTATTCGAACTGGACAAGAACGATTATGAAGGCTGGGCCTTTGGCTTGAAGGAGTGTGGTTATGCCACCAATCCGCAGTACCCTCAATTGCTGATCAACGCCATCGTTAAATACAACCTGGCTCAGTATGACCGCCCCGAAGGCGAGATACAAAAGATCAAGCGCGAGGACCGCGTACTGGCCCAGATCAACAAGAATGCGGGTAAAGCTGCCAAGGATTCGATCGTAAGCATTGCCCCTGGTTCGCTTTATCCGGGCAGCCGCAATAACACCCCGACGACCATATCGTCATCTACGCAGGGGCGGTACTACACCGTTACTACCGGCGATACGCTTTACAACATCTCCAAACGTTTTAACCTCACTGTTGATCAGCTTAAAGCACTCAACAACATGACCGATAATAGCATCAAGATCGGTCAGCAACTCATCATAGCACAATAA
- a CDS encoding carboxypeptidase-like regulatory domain-containing protein: MRYRLLVILCVFALGAFAQDKPLAGLVFDRNTKERIALVNIRNLRNGQSVYNNLKAEFRIQGQPGDLLVLSKMGYFTDTIKVQAKGDVLAYLKASSIVLKPVNVRDTVLSAQKRLEQTKRDYTKVYGSLARRDLLTLSPGAGAGLSIDAIWNMISRSGRNAAHLRELIEQDYKLNVIDQRFNRTLVEKVTGLKDQQLTNFMNRYRPSYYQASTASDYEFLSWIKGNLKRFKRNPNYIAQDPFASTPQQ; the protein is encoded by the coding sequence ATGAGATACCGGCTATTGGTCATATTATGTGTTTTTGCCTTGGGCGCCTTTGCTCAGGATAAACCGCTGGCCGGTCTTGTATTTGATCGCAATACCAAAGAGCGTATCGCGTTGGTGAACATTCGTAACCTGCGTAACGGTCAGTCGGTGTACAACAATTTAAAAGCCGAGTTCAGGATCCAAGGTCAGCCCGGCGATCTGCTGGTGCTGAGTAAAATGGGCTATTTTACCGACACGATCAAAGTGCAAGCTAAAGGTGACGTATTGGCCTACCTGAAAGCCAGCAGTATCGTACTCAAGCCCGTGAACGTTCGCGATACGGTACTCAGTGCCCAAAAAAGATTAGAACAGACCAAGCGTGATTACACCAAGGTGTATGGCTCACTTGCGCGGCGTGATCTGCTTACCCTATCGCCCGGGGCGGGTGCAGGCTTGAGCATCGATGCTATATGGAACATGATCAGCCGAAGCGGGCGCAACGCGGCACACCTGCGCGAACTCATTGAGCAGGACTACAAGCTGAACGTGATCGATCAGCGCTTTAACCGTACGCTGGTTGAAAAGGTGACCGGCCTGAAAGATCAACAGCTCACTAATTTCATGAACCGCTACCGGCCCAGCTACTACCAGGCATCTACCGCCAGTGATTATGAATTCCTGAGTTGGATCAAAGGCAACTTGAAGCGCTTCAAACGCAATCCTAACTATATCGCTCAGGATCCCTTTGCCAGCACGCCGCAGCAATGA
- a CDS encoding glucosaminidase domain-containing protein encodes MKKLLLFACLLATTFAASAQQKNTSDSYIDKFKNNAIRIMHESGVPASIILAIAMHESANGNSKLARTQNNHFGVKGRSPVSNIGRKATRSSYKQYDSAMESFQDFARIMTERKQFSHLSSSLSHYDYKSWVKGIQRSGYASSRKWGSQVLGLIHKYDLHAYDEQPDSANAEPKKH; translated from the coding sequence ATGAAGAAACTCTTACTGTTCGCCTGTTTGTTAGCCACCACCTTTGCGGCATCAGCACAACAAAAGAACACATCTGATTCTTACATCGATAAGTTCAAAAACAATGCCATCCGCATCATGCACGAGAGCGGCGTTCCGGCCAGCATCATTTTAGCTATAGCCATGCACGAAAGTGCTAACGGTAACAGCAAACTTGCCCGCACACAGAACAACCACTTTGGCGTAAAAGGCAGAAGCCCTGTATCAAATATCGGACGCAAGGCCACCAGGTCATCTTATAAACAATACGATTCGGCCATGGAGTCGTTCCAGGATTTTGCCCGCATCATGACCGAGCGTAAGCAGTTCAGTCATTTATCAAGCAGTCTTTCACATTATGATTACAAAAGCTGGGTAAAAGGTATACAGCGCAGCGGATATGCCAGCAGTCGTAAATGGGGCTCACAGGTTTTAGGCCTGATCCACAAATATGATCTGCACGCTTACGATGAGCAACCTGATTCAGCCAACGCCGAACCTAAAAAGCACTAA